One Turneriella parva DSM 21527 genomic region harbors:
- a CDS encoding tetratricopeptide repeat protein, producing the protein MRARYLTLLLFYLVCLPENTAAKVTVTGSAVSHFEHGLAAHNRADLKAAEFHYARALQLDGTLVSAAINLAIVYEAWHKDELALKFYNEAVRVSPRSFAARYNRGQYLQKQGELAAAREDYRVALEVKPDEASLYINLAAIELKLFETELDVRLITAAEKNLRQAERLKSKSPALYFNRARLFELHNFPARARTAYREAMRYYPETSVEYQTCLNRAERLSRQLK; encoded by the coding sequence ATGCGCGCGCGATACCTTACGCTGCTGCTTTTTTATCTTGTCTGCCTGCCAGAAAACACTGCGGCCAAAGTGACCGTCACCGGCTCTGCGGTGTCGCATTTCGAACACGGTTTAGCAGCGCACAACCGCGCCGATCTAAAGGCAGCTGAGTTTCACTACGCCAGGGCTCTGCAGCTTGACGGCACGCTGGTTTCAGCGGCGATCAACCTGGCAATCGTCTACGAGGCCTGGCATAAAGACGAACTCGCGCTGAAATTCTACAACGAAGCCGTGCGCGTGTCGCCCCGCTCATTCGCGGCACGCTACAACCGCGGCCAATACCTGCAGAAACAAGGGGAGCTCGCTGCCGCCCGGGAAGATTATCGGGTCGCCCTCGAGGTTAAGCCCGACGAGGCGTCGCTCTACATTAATCTTGCGGCGATTGAACTCAAACTTTTCGAAACCGAGCTCGACGTTCGGCTAATCACTGCTGCAGAGAAAAATCTGAGACAGGCAGAGCGCTTGAAGTCGAAAAGCCCTGCCCTCTACTTTAACCGCGCACGCCTCTTTGAACTCCACAACTTTCCCGCGCGTGCGCGCACGGCCTACCGGGAGGCGATGCGCTACTATCCCGAAACGAGCGTTGAATACCAGACCTGTCTTAACCGTGCAGAAAGATTAAGCCGGCAACTGAAGTAA
- a CDS encoding 1-acyl-sn-glycerol-3-phosphate acyltransferase, whose translation MSKDPKEHALDGGTYAPWQREFFKNIDIFMQNGMKEDKAREMLIRYLKLSVETPVPRVIETFSDESKLAEVGVFTKRDDSIRDFMIEFLSPMLKKFHIEGEENLAEILPLLGKYPVTIVSNHLSHFDTAAIYGLLYNHSKEARKLADSMVFIGGRLVFLADFTRLGLYTIESLLVCSKRDMTDNPGMADVMTRINMRSFRQAADLQKQGKVICIFPEGTRSRTGRLITFVDTVYHYVMNKVIVPISLVGTDKILPAESFLFQQATGKLVIGKPILVGKLHGDGAENFPASIPRLEIPEVENKKQFVIDSLALLIGQNLDRHMHGTYRNLYLDDGKTKKKNILIKAGSTPHAEVGIIGHSPYATAMAAVLANKQVNIRIFLPDAEKARTFNEVNTDVTNFPLFKLPPNIAFTSEPKDLLKCSIYIQGVRPWEIEQYYELMTPILNQSFATIVGIVKGFTGSKYGLIFEDLEKIHKINPARFAVLSGANYPEQILERKPGGFELAAINTSLVNDLIDFFTTGYVFTRPAVNPYDVRGVQLGGALKNIYALGVGLVDGYYEKYLGGNNDSTLFHLAHRISAEMANMVVEMGGRKSTLAGVAGITDLMLSCFGLDSHDRQYGHDYVFESHDKKKMLSGVYGIKALPRLVKLREEKYPIAKAIHDVIADDKNLEDAIERIALTFGQSRSVQFRD comes from the coding sequence ATGTCTAAAGACCCAAAAGAGCATGCACTCGACGGCGGCACTTACGCACCCTGGCAGCGCGAATTCTTCAAAAATATAGATATCTTCATGCAGAATGGCATGAAAGAAGACAAGGCGCGCGAAATGCTGATTCGCTACCTGAAGCTTTCGGTAGAAACCCCGGTGCCCCGGGTCATTGAAACATTTTCAGACGAAAGTAAACTCGCTGAAGTGGGTGTATTTACCAAACGCGATGATTCGATTCGCGACTTTATGATCGAGTTTCTTTCACCGATGCTGAAAAAGTTTCATATCGAAGGCGAAGAGAATCTCGCAGAAATTCTGCCACTACTGGGTAAATATCCCGTCACGATCGTCTCGAACCACCTGAGCCATTTTGATACGGCGGCGATCTATGGCCTGCTTTACAACCATAGCAAAGAGGCGCGTAAGCTCGCCGACTCGATGGTTTTCATCGGCGGACGCCTGGTGTTTCTTGCCGACTTTACCCGCCTCGGCCTTTACACCATCGAAAGCCTGCTCGTCTGCTCAAAACGCGACATGACCGACAACCCGGGCATGGCCGACGTCATGACGCGCATCAACATGCGCTCTTTCAGACAGGCAGCCGATCTACAGAAGCAGGGCAAGGTCATTTGTATTTTTCCCGAAGGTACCCGCTCGCGCACAGGCCGGCTCATCACGTTCGTCGATACCGTTTATCACTATGTGATGAATAAAGTCATTGTGCCGATCTCGCTCGTCGGCACCGACAAGATTCTGCCTGCAGAAAGTTTCTTGTTTCAGCAGGCGACGGGCAAGCTTGTGATCGGCAAACCGATTCTCGTCGGCAAACTGCACGGTGACGGTGCAGAGAATTTTCCAGCGTCGATTCCGCGGCTTGAAATTCCCGAGGTCGAAAACAAGAAACAGTTCGTCATCGACAGCCTCGCGCTGCTCATCGGGCAAAATCTCGACCGCCACATGCATGGCACCTACCGCAACCTCTATCTCGATGACGGCAAGACCAAGAAGAAAAATATTCTTATCAAGGCAGGTTCAACCCCGCACGCCGAGGTCGGCATCATCGGCCATAGCCCGTATGCGACCGCGATGGCTGCGGTGCTCGCGAATAAGCAGGTGAATATTCGCATCTTTTTACCCGACGCAGAAAAGGCGCGCACGTTCAACGAAGTGAACACCGACGTGACGAATTTTCCGCTCTTCAAACTGCCGCCGAATATCGCGTTCACCTCTGAACCCAAAGACCTGCTGAAATGCTCTATCTATATTCAGGGAGTAAGGCCCTGGGAGATTGAACAGTACTACGAACTGATGACGCCGATTCTGAACCAGAGCTTTGCGACAATCGTCGGCATCGTGAAAGGTTTTACCGGCTCAAAGTACGGCCTCATTTTTGAGGATCTCGAAAAGATACATAAGATCAACCCGGCCCGCTTCGCGGTCTTGTCTGGTGCCAATTACCCTGAACAGATTCTCGAACGCAAGCCCGGCGGCTTCGAACTCGCAGCGATCAATACCTCGCTCGTGAACGATCTCATCGACTTTTTCACGACCGGCTACGTGTTCACAAGACCGGCGGTTAACCCATACGACGTGCGCGGGGTGCAGTTAGGCGGAGCTTTAAAGAACATCTACGCCCTCGGCGTAGGCCTCGTCGACGGCTATTACGAAAAATACCTGGGTGGCAATAACGACAGCACGCTGTTTCACCTCGCGCACCGCATTTCAGCTGAAATGGCCAACATGGTCGTCGAGATGGGCGGCCGCAAGTCGACCCTTGCGGGGGTTGCCGGCATTACCGACCTGATGCTCAGCTGTTTCGGCCTCGACAGCCATGACCGGCAATACGGGCACGACTATGTGTTCGAATCGCATGACAAAAAAAAGATGCTGAGCGGTGTCTATGGCATTAAAGCGCTGCCGCGGCTCGTGAAGCTGCGCGAAGAGAAATACCCCATCGCGAAGGCGATTCACGACGTTATCGCCGACGATAAGAATCTCGAAGATGCTATCGAACGCATCGCGCTGACCTTTGGCCAGTCGCGTTCTGTGCAGTTTCGGGATTGA
- a CDS encoding ABC transporter ATP-binding protein, translating to MAKQQPAYAIELKGITKALGGQVVHRNLDFALEQGKTTVVVGSSGAGKSVMLKYILGFIRPDEGEVIVEGRSILSVSESEMKKVRSRYGVVFQGAALFDSLSVFGNVALPLREKTKMTAAEIEDKVMASLAEMRLSDARHKMPAELSGGMQRRVALARALQLEPQIMLFDEPTTGLDPETCESIYDLFNEMQARLKYTALIVSHDIPRIFRAGHRIAVMHGGKIETVVDAGKVGKAGGWLKRILSA from the coding sequence ATGGCGAAACAGCAACCCGCGTACGCTATCGAACTGAAGGGAATCACCAAAGCACTCGGTGGTCAGGTCGTGCACCGCAATCTCGACTTTGCGCTCGAACAGGGCAAGACGACAGTCGTAGTCGGCTCGAGCGGGGCCGGCAAGAGCGTGATGCTGAAATATATTCTCGGGTTTATACGCCCCGATGAGGGCGAAGTCATCGTCGAGGGCAGAAGTATACTCAGCGTCAGCGAATCTGAAATGAAAAAAGTGCGCTCGCGCTATGGTGTCGTGTTTCAGGGCGCTGCGCTCTTCGATTCACTGAGCGTTTTCGGAAATGTCGCCCTGCCGCTGCGCGAAAAAACCAAAATGACAGCTGCTGAAATTGAAGATAAGGTCATGGCTTCGCTCGCAGAAATGCGGCTCAGCGACGCGCGCCACAAGATGCCGGCAGAGCTTTCGGGCGGTATGCAGCGCCGCGTGGCGCTCGCCCGTGCGTTACAGCTCGAACCGCAGATTATGCTGTTCGACGAACCGACTACAGGCCTTGACCCCGAAACCTGCGAAAGTATTTACGATCTTTTTAATGAGATGCAGGCAAGGCTCAAGTATACAGCTTTGATTGTCAGCCATGACATTCCGCGTATTTTTCGCGCAGGGCACCGCATCGCTGTGATGCACGGCGGCAAAATCGAAACGGTGGTTGACGCGGGCAAAGTCGGCAAAGCGGGCGGCTGGCTGAAGAGAATTTTATCCGCATGA
- the hisE gene encoding phosphoribosyl-ATP diphosphatase: MNTQFLESLENLLKQRFDERPAGSYTTKLFESGPQKILQKVGEEAIEYILDAQIAASNALHGDGKISDSESQNADKQRAIYEGADLLYHFLVSLVAQGWSLGDIIAELERRHQTGK; this comes from the coding sequence ATGAATACCCAATTTCTCGAATCGCTCGAAAATCTGCTCAAACAGCGTTTTGACGAGCGTCCGGCGGGTTCTTACACCACCAAACTCTTCGAATCAGGGCCGCAGAAGATTCTGCAGAAAGTCGGTGAAGAGGCAATTGAGTATATATTAGATGCCCAAATTGCCGCAAGTAACGCCCTCCATGGCGACGGCAAAATTAGCGACTCCGAGTCGCAAAATGCCGATAAACAAAGGGCAATCTATGAAGGCGCTGACTTACTTTATCACTTTTTGGTGTCGCTCGTCGCACAGGGCTGGTCGCTCGGCGATATCATTGCCGAACTGGAGCGGCGCCATCAAACTGGCAAATAG
- a CDS encoding DUF3015 domain-containing protein, which yields MKKSLSLSLAAAAVLSLTVPSAVSAGGYGAAGCGLGAVVFGSKPGMIQVLAATTNGTFASQTFGITTGTSECGGGVVKVQSEQKIYAYNNFGQLQKEIAQGRGERLQTLAYLMGCNAKTVESFSSVAQKNYGTIFAGETTDSDVMLDRVRAAAKSDAVLSAQCSAL from the coding sequence ATGAAGAAATCTCTATCTCTTTCATTGGCTGCAGCAGCAGTTCTCTCGCTCACTGTGCCCAGCGCAGTTTCAGCGGGTGGCTACGGCGCAGCAGGTTGCGGTTTGGGAGCGGTTGTTTTTGGTTCGAAACCCGGTATGATCCAGGTTCTCGCGGCTACAACAAACGGTACATTCGCTTCACAGACATTCGGTATCACTACCGGTACGTCTGAGTGCGGTGGCGGCGTGGTAAAAGTTCAGTCAGAACAGAAAATCTACGCTTACAACAACTTTGGCCAGCTGCAAAAAGAAATCGCACAGGGTCGTGGCGAAAGACTGCAAACGCTCGCATACCTCATGGGTTGCAACGCTAAAACAGTTGAAAGCTTCAGCTCAGTTGCACAGAAGAACTACGGCACCATTTTCGCCGGTGAAACGACAGATTCAGACGTGATGCTTGATCGCGTGCGCGCAGCGGCTAAATCAGACGCAGTGCTCTCGGCTCAGTGCTCAGCGCTCTAA
- a CDS encoding alpha/beta hydrolase — protein sequence MRKGSSTPIRSLSVATLLTLAIGCNSVFYQGDHETWRPPEKFNISCSRTRILSIDGTQLMTMFCPTPRKDVNKGIIIQFHGNAQNMNAHYQFLAWMLGEGYSLATFDYRGYGESDGLSERDGVHEDAITYIRHLRAKYPNERRIFYGQSLGGAVLMGALVDEGLKNEELYVFEGTFASYQRAARTALANKWFLWPLQWLAWVLVTDNHAPEGRLSLFTPHRVLLIHGSADPVVPLQHGKRIAAEMQKELWIIEGGKHLDTWHKDYGKLRSELLNRLRE from the coding sequence ATGCGTAAGGGCTCTTCTACACCGATTCGAAGTTTGTCGGTCGCGACGCTGCTCACGCTGGCTATCGGCTGCAACTCAGTCTTTTACCAAGGTGACCACGAAACGTGGCGCCCGCCCGAAAAGTTTAACATCAGCTGCTCGCGCACCCGAATTCTTTCCATCGACGGCACGCAGCTCATGACGATGTTCTGCCCGACACCGCGCAAAGATGTCAATAAAGGTATCATCATTCAGTTTCACGGCAATGCGCAGAACATGAACGCACACTACCAGTTTCTTGCGTGGATGCTCGGGGAAGGCTATTCACTCGCGACGTTCGACTACCGCGGCTATGGCGAATCTGACGGCCTCAGCGAACGCGACGGCGTGCACGAAGACGCGATTACCTACATTCGCCACCTGCGCGCAAAATACCCGAATGAACGCCGCATCTTCTATGGCCAGAGCCTTGGCGGCGCGGTACTGATGGGCGCGCTCGTCGACGAAGGCCTCAAAAATGAGGAGCTCTATGTGTTCGAAGGCACGTTCGCCTCTTACCAGCGCGCTGCGCGCACTGCACTCGCGAACAAATGGTTTCTCTGGCCGCTGCAATGGCTTGCATGGGTGCTCGTCACCGACAACCACGCGCCAGAAGGCCGCTTGTCGCTCTTCACTCCCCATCGGGTACTTCTGATTCATGGCAGCGCCGACCCGGTTGTGCCCTTACAACACGGCAAACGCATCGCGGCTGAGATGCAAAAAGAGCTGTGGATCATCGAAGGCGGCAAGCACCTCGACACCTGGCACAAAGACTATGGTAAACTGCGTAGCGAACTGTTAAATAGACTGAGGGAATAA
- a CDS encoding DUF3015 domain-containing protein: protein MKKSTTTIAILFAASMAAPAAISAGGYGAAGCGLGAIVFGSKPGMIQVLAATTNATFYSQTFGITTGTSECGGGVVKVQAEQKVYAYNNFGQLQKEIAQGRGERLQTLAYLMGCDAKAVDAFGAAAQKNYSAIFSDKSVDSDAMLERVRSAVQSDAAVASQCSAL from the coding sequence ATGAAAAAATCTACAACAACTATTGCTATTCTGTTTGCTGCTTCAATGGCAGCACCCGCGGCGATTTCAGCAGGCGGCTACGGCGCAGCAGGCTGCGGTCTCGGTGCCATCGTGTTTGGTTCAAAACCCGGCATGATTCAGGTTCTCGCTGCGACAACAAACGCGACTTTCTACAGCCAGACTTTCGGCATCACCACAGGCACTTCTGAGTGCGGTGGCGGCGTGGTAAAAGTTCAGGCAGAGCAGAAAGTTTATGCGTACAACAACTTCGGCCAGCTGCAGAAAGAAATTGCGCAGGGGCGTGGCGAAAGACTGCAGACACTCGCATACCTCATGGGCTGCGATGCAAAAGCAGTTGATGCATTCGGTGCAGCAGCACAGAAAAACTACTCGGCTATCTTCTCAGATAAGTCTGTAGATTCTGACGCAATGCTCGAGCGCGTACGTTCAGCTGTGCAGTCAGATGCAGCAGTTGCTTCACAGTGCTCAGCACTTTAA
- the mlaD gene encoding outer membrane lipid asymmetry maintenance protein MlaD, whose translation MKRTEFYTGLFLAFGLFCFAYVALSIGGLRIFGDSRYVLYADFQSTSGLKPGATVEIAGVQIGNATDIVLKENRARLVLRIDKHVGIPADSIAAIRTRGLIGEKFVKITPGADDAVLTNGQEISETESVVDLEEMIGKFIYDKK comes from the coding sequence ATGAAACGTACTGAATTCTACACGGGGCTCTTTCTGGCGTTTGGGCTTTTCTGTTTCGCCTACGTTGCGCTCTCGATTGGGGGGCTGCGGATATTTGGCGATAGCAGGTATGTGCTCTATGCCGATTTTCAATCCACCTCGGGCCTGAAGCCGGGCGCCACGGTAGAAATTGCGGGTGTACAGATCGGCAATGCGACCGACATCGTGCTCAAAGAGAACCGTGCGCGTCTGGTCTTGCGCATCGATAAACATGTGGGAATCCCCGCCGATTCAATAGCGGCGATCAGAACCCGCGGGCTGATCGGAGAAAAATTTGTGAAGATTACTCCCGGCGCCGACGACGCGGTGCTCACGAACGGCCAAGAGATCAGCGAGACCGAGTCGGTCGTCGATCTCGAAGAAATGATCGGCAAATTCATCTACGACAAGAAGTAG
- a CDS encoding DUF4105 domain-containing protein: MRELYAKELIYKAHSLKTAESTAWRRLVHYDSFLGRTRSEARDKVAGEFFASEKGLTDPEAELDATIMALFTDLKEPEPARCRYPAREIFLVKALGIDKTKLPPVNCIKYKDWRASMSANSVSVVFASFYMGNPSSMFGHTFLRFHNKDRSALLDASFNYAAIAEEGNAIAYAWLGMTGGFMGQYSMHPYYVKINEYNDMESRDLWEFPLDVTPDELDFMQAHLWELSSAFFPYYYLDENCSYQLLTLLEATRPGLNLTSRWSLFVTPTDTLHTMKEAGLIAKEGRYRAAVFTRYFTFFENASPIARETFRSIRDTRTLPTGNQTDDVVAVDMLLEFYKYSNDYNMANWLPADAEHYQSLLAWRAKAPQDSGLEALVKADPDKNPLSGFKSTEIRGGYFQADNAGSAIFGIRPALRELHDVSRGFSPWSQIQIMGFSLSYTPQTQLLRLEDFTVVDILALAPWQAHVKKLSYRLRTGLFRHDEFLKQTDSTLSWDSTAGAGFTLPFLNTFGWFGMAQATAQVGSLWENTLRIAPGILTGFKANWSTRFASSLAYEIDYGIISNSTALQRIDFKNAIGVWGNWVLEVDLLYAFARPQQITSDYLRVTALAKTYF; this comes from the coding sequence TTGCGGGAACTCTACGCAAAAGAACTCATCTACAAGGCGCATAGCCTCAAAACAGCCGAAAGTACTGCCTGGCGCAGGCTTGTGCATTACGATAGCTTTCTCGGCCGCACGCGCAGCGAAGCGCGCGACAAGGTTGCAGGCGAATTTTTCGCCTCAGAAAAGGGCTTAACCGACCCCGAAGCTGAACTCGACGCGACAATTATGGCGCTCTTCACCGATCTCAAAGAACCGGAACCGGCCCGCTGCCGGTATCCCGCGCGCGAGATCTTTCTCGTTAAAGCCCTGGGTATCGATAAAACGAAGCTGCCACCCGTGAATTGTATCAAGTATAAAGATTGGCGGGCCTCAATGTCGGCCAATTCGGTGAGTGTCGTTTTTGCCAGCTTCTATATGGGCAACCCGTCATCGATGTTTGGCCATACTTTTTTACGATTCCATAACAAAGACCGAAGTGCGCTGCTCGATGCATCTTTTAATTACGCCGCAATCGCCGAAGAAGGTAACGCCATCGCCTACGCATGGCTCGGCATGACCGGCGGCTTCATGGGGCAATATTCGATGCACCCCTATTACGTCAAAATCAACGAGTACAACGACATGGAAAGCCGCGACCTGTGGGAGTTTCCGCTCGATGTGACGCCCGACGAACTCGATTTTATGCAGGCGCACCTGTGGGAGCTCAGCTCGGCATTTTTTCCCTATTATTACCTCGATGAAAACTGCTCTTACCAGTTATTGACCTTGCTTGAAGCCACGCGCCCGGGCCTCAACCTCACGAGCCGCTGGTCGCTCTTTGTGACTCCTACTGACACATTGCACACCATGAAAGAAGCCGGTCTCATTGCCAAAGAGGGCCGCTACCGTGCAGCGGTGTTTACCCGTTACTTTACATTCTTTGAGAACGCGTCGCCTATCGCGCGCGAAACCTTCAGATCGATTCGCGACACACGCACGCTGCCTACAGGCAACCAGACCGACGACGTTGTCGCTGTCGACATGCTGCTCGAGTTCTACAAATACAGCAACGATTACAACATGGCGAACTGGCTGCCTGCCGATGCAGAGCACTACCAGTCGCTGCTCGCCTGGCGCGCCAAAGCGCCGCAAGATTCTGGACTTGAAGCGCTCGTGAAGGCCGACCCTGACAAAAACCCGCTGAGCGGCTTTAAATCGACCGAAATTCGCGGCGGCTATTTTCAGGCAGATAATGCCGGTTCTGCGATCTTCGGCATTCGACCCGCGCTGCGCGAACTGCACGATGTCTCACGCGGCTTTTCACCCTGGTCGCAGATTCAGATCATGGGTTTTTCGCTGTCGTACACACCGCAGACACAGCTATTGAGGCTCGAAGATTTCACGGTCGTCGACATTCTCGCGCTCGCGCCGTGGCAGGCGCATGTCAAAAAGCTATCGTACCGTTTACGCACAGGCCTCTTTCGCCACGATGAGTTTTTAAAACAGACGGATTCAACCCTCTCATGGGACTCGACAGCCGGCGCGGGTTTCACTCTGCCTTTTCTGAATACTTTTGGCTGGTTTGGCATGGCGCAGGCAACCGCGCAGGTCGGCAGCCTCTGGGAGAACACGCTGCGCATAGCACCCGGCATCTTAACCGGCTTTAAAGCAAACTGGTCTACGCGGTTCGCAAGTTCGCTGGCGTATGAAATCGATTATGGCATCATCTCGAATTCAACTGCCCTTCAGCGCATCGACTTTAAGAATGCGATCGGTGTTTGGGGCAATTGGGTGCTCGAAGTCGATCTGCTCTATGCATTCGCGCGCCCGCAACAAATCACCAGCGACTATCTGCGCGTCACCGCACTTGCGAAGACGTATTTCTGA
- a CDS encoding P83/100 family protein: protein MLRNVLLAALCFAAPLFSLTVDEEEVKTKSGVKFINNPQQAGGDSVSAIQGIGTSLASQGKFGSYSVIHATGAGDDKFDADIIVIGKDARVDHIKNVRRIIAAYLQQRYSYSAEDAKSLAVFITYYNGFYRKNLGYFKEHYKSAVLKHLSASNAGLDLSYKGWPGKSRIVIPLSDDAKPDAGKIGEKDVMDKVRKDEKDKGVKDRENITKLQDKEVKKKEERLEKKKEELTKRRDDISKKEQRLNEEKKKNAENPDPNDKAKKDEELKKKEDELAKEKDNLKKDEEKTAKEEKKVAEKKNEVAENKKSVQDDKAANATRKNETAAQKEARLDSKEQELKKREEAQKNNRKEDGVFGGKMYYLRVRDYSTDGKYRNDFYIIDPKERKVKVKSPFAGIVGKKYDVVDKDVVVIGEKRSATTTSHYLVKLDGETLVDKQYGSDEIFWRGFVEVRENEIYAILNKNGTFYLGKFDKELKLLQRSEVALHEDTFFSFHEDTIYVNGADRKIEVLNRSDLKSAGNIVP from the coding sequence ATGCTACGAAATGTTCTGCTGGCGGCGCTGTGTTTTGCCGCACCGCTCTTTTCCCTTACGGTCGATGAAGAAGAAGTCAAGACCAAGTCTGGCGTTAAGTTCATTAACAATCCGCAACAAGCGGGGGGTGATTCGGTTTCGGCAATTCAGGGCATCGGTACCTCACTCGCTTCGCAGGGCAAGTTTGGCAGTTATTCGGTTATCCATGCGACCGGCGCAGGGGACGACAAGTTTGACGCCGACATCATAGTCATCGGCAAAGATGCGCGCGTCGACCATATCAAGAACGTACGCCGCATTATCGCAGCGTATCTGCAGCAGCGCTATTCGTACAGCGCAGAAGATGCAAAATCACTCGCGGTGTTTATAACCTATTATAACGGGTTTTACCGCAAGAATCTGGGCTATTTCAAAGAACACTACAAGAGTGCAGTGCTGAAGCACCTCTCGGCTTCGAATGCCGGTCTCGACCTCAGCTACAAGGGCTGGCCGGGTAAATCGCGTATAGTGATTCCGCTTTCTGACGATGCTAAACCTGACGCCGGCAAAATCGGCGAAAAAGACGTGATGGATAAGGTGCGCAAAGACGAAAAGGACAAAGGCGTCAAAGACCGCGAAAATATCACCAAACTACAAGACAAAGAAGTCAAAAAGAAAGAAGAGCGGCTCGAAAAGAAAAAAGAAGAACTGACAAAACGCCGCGACGATATCAGTAAAAAAGAACAGCGGCTGAACGAAGAGAAGAAAAAGAACGCTGAAAATCCCGACCCGAATGACAAAGCGAAAAAAGATGAAGAATTGAAGAAGAAAGAAGACGAGCTCGCCAAAGAGAAAGATAACCTGAAAAAAGACGAAGAGAAGACAGCGAAAGAAGAGAAAAAGGTAGCCGAGAAAAAGAACGAAGTTGCAGAGAACAAAAAATCAGTACAAGACGACAAGGCCGCAAATGCAACGCGCAAGAATGAAACGGCTGCGCAAAAAGAGGCGCGCCTCGACTCGAAAGAACAAGAACTGAAAAAACGCGAAGAAGCGCAGAAAAACAACCGCAAAGAAGACGGCGTTTTCGGCGGCAAAATGTATTATCTGCGCGTGCGCGACTATTCGACCGACGGCAAATACCGTAACGATTTCTACATTATTGACCCGAAAGAGCGCAAGGTGAAGGTGAAATCACCGTTTGCGGGAATTGTCGGTAAGAAATACGACGTGGTAGACAAAGATGTTGTTGTCATTGGCGAGAAAAGATCTGCGACAACGACCTCGCACTACCTGGTGAAACTCGACGGTGAGACTCTCGTCGACAAGCAGTACGGATCAGACGAGATCTTCTGGCGCGGCTTCGTCGAAGTGCGCGAAAACGAGATTTATGCAATTCTGAACAAGAACGGCACGTTCTACCTCGGCAAATTCGACAAAGAGCTGAAGCTGCTGCAACGCTCCGAAGTCGCGCTGCACGAAGACACGTTCTTTTCGTTTCACGAAGACACGATCTACGTCAACGGCGCCGACCGCAAGATCGAAGTGCTGAACCGGTCTGATTTAAAATCAGCGGGAAATATAGTTCCCTAG
- a CDS encoding MlaE family ABC transporter permease has translation MQPLNIITGTLVEAGSVAIFVVRSFRGIFQRPFRPQKISFEIYTIGWQSVAIVLFTGCFTGMVLGLQGYHTLKRFGADGFLGSLIAKSLLAELAPVLTALLIVGRAGSALCAEIGVMRLSEQIEALECLAIDVYNYLISPKIVAALVAMPLLVFIFAASGIIGGYVSGCLILGVSPGDYYQSMRDVVDYATVRMAFVKSVVFALYVVAVCAFRGLYVHEYAGRGALALSRTTTFAVVISSVGVLLIDYLLTAVLI, from the coding sequence TTGCAGCCGCTCAATATCATCACCGGTACGCTTGTCGAGGCCGGTTCTGTCGCGATCTTCGTCGTGCGCTCTTTTCGCGGTATCTTTCAGCGCCCATTTCGTCCGCAAAAAATATCGTTTGAAATCTATACGATTGGCTGGCAATCTGTCGCGATCGTGCTTTTCACCGGCTGCTTTACCGGCATGGTTCTGGGCCTGCAGGGTTACCACACCCTCAAGCGCTTTGGCGCCGATGGCTTTCTCGGTTCACTGATTGCCAAGAGCCTGCTGGCAGAACTTGCACCGGTTCTGACGGCGTTGCTCATTGTCGGCCGTGCCGGCTCAGCCCTCTGCGCCGAGATCGGCGTCATGCGGCTTTCAGAACAGATCGAGGCGCTGGAGTGTCTGGCGATCGATGTCTATAACTATTTGATATCCCCCAAGATTGTCGCGGCGCTTGTCGCGATGCCACTGCTGGTATTCATTTTTGCCGCCAGCGGCATTATCGGTGGTTATGTATCAGGGTGCCTGATTTTGGGCGTCAGCCCCGGTGATTATTACCAGAGCATGCGCGATGTGGTCGACTACGCGACGGTGCGTATGGCATTCGTCAAATCTGTGGTCTTCGCGCTGTATGTTGTGGCGGTTTGCGCGTTTCGCGGGCTCTATGTACATGAATATGCGGGCAGGGGGGCTCTCGCGCTCTCGCGCACGACCACCTTTGCGGTCGTGATTTCATCGGTTGGTGTTCTGCTCATCGACTATCTTTTGACGGCGGTGCTCATCTGA